In Leptolyngbya sp. SIO1E4, one DNA window encodes the following:
- a CDS encoding sulfate/molybdate ABC transporter ATP-binding protein → MGVALAWVLLMIAVSLLVIAGINYGNRSQSQKPTAANALVKRAFNWVFFQTLRGDQFCLTSSGLRPPRGGRIPLSLALGRMGRRLDNRRGETPAAVSSAQPDLAPSQELWNQGAIAPSLAASATAIAPHPLPEMAAAIAAQPAAELIVQIEKQVPGFHLQVGFQTTHEPLGLLGASGSGKSMTLRCIAGLDTPSQGRIVLNGRVLFDAHKQINLPSRDRKVGLVFQNYALFPHLTVAQNIAFGMDDVPKPQRVAAVVRYLDQMGLTGLGDRYPHQISGGQQQRVALARALAIQPDILLLDEPLSALDTYLRSHIEKLLIEVLSQYRGITLFITHKLEEAYRVCTNLLVLANGQIQAEGPKADIFEHPPTLEIAKVTECKNFSRVRRLDDHHIEALDWGCRLEVSTPMPSDTGYVGLRAHHVKYPREPRASNTFPGWLAMSTETQHRVTLYIKLHGEPTSPQDYHLQAEIYRDKWESLKRRPFPWQVRLAPHSLITMTQ, encoded by the coding sequence ATGGGGGTAGCCCTGGCCTGGGTGCTGCTGATGATTGCAGTTTCCCTATTGGTTATCGCAGGCATCAACTACGGCAACCGCAGCCAGTCGCAAAAACCAACCGCTGCCAATGCATTGGTAAAGCGGGCTTTTAATTGGGTTTTCTTCCAAACGTTGAGGGGCGATCAGTTTTGCCTGACCTCATCCGGTCTGAGGCCCCCAAGGGGGGGTCGGATACCGCTCTCCCTGGCTCTAGGGAGAATGGGTCGAAGATTAGATAACCGTAGAGGGGAAACGCCTGCCGCCGTCTCCTCTGCCCAACCGGATCTCGCCCCCAGTCAGGAACTGTGGAATCAGGGGGCGATCGCCCCTTCCCTCGCAGCAAGCGCCACCGCGATCGCCCCTCACCCCCTTCCAGAAATGGCCGCAGCGATTGCGGCACAACCTGCTGCCGAACTGATCGTGCAGATTGAAAAGCAGGTACCGGGCTTTCACCTCCAAGTCGGATTTCAGACAACCCACGAACCCCTGGGCCTGCTGGGGGCATCGGGCTCTGGCAAAAGTATGACCCTGCGCTGCATTGCGGGCTTGGACACCCCTTCCCAGGGCCGGATTGTGCTCAATGGTCGGGTGCTGTTTGACGCCCACAAACAGATTAATTTGCCGAGTCGCGATCGCAAAGTCGGCCTGGTTTTCCAAAATTACGCCCTGTTTCCCCATCTCACCGTGGCGCAAAATATCGCCTTTGGCATGGACGATGTTCCCAAGCCACAGCGGGTGGCGGCGGTGGTGCGGTATCTCGACCAGATGGGCTTAACCGGACTGGGCGATCGCTATCCCCACCAGATCTCTGGAGGACAGCAGCAGCGGGTAGCCCTGGCTCGGGCACTAGCCATCCAGCCCGACATTCTACTGCTAGATGAACCCCTGTCAGCCCTCGATACTTACCTCCGCAGCCATATCGAAAAGCTGCTCATCGAGGTGCTCTCCCAATACCGAGGCATCACCCTGTTCATCACCCACAAACTGGAAGAAGCCTACCGAGTCTGCACCAATCTACTGGTGCTCGCAAACGGGCAAATTCAGGCAGAAGGCCCCAAAGCAGACATCTTTGAACACCCGCCCACGCTTGAGATCGCCAAGGTCACCGAATGTAAAAACTTCTCCCGCGTCCGCCGCTTAGACGACCACCATATTGAAGCGCTGGACTGGGGTTGTCGCCTCGAAGTCAGCACGCCGATGCCGTCAGATACGGGCTATGTGGGGCTGCGTGCCCACCATGTTAAATATCCCCGAGAACCCCGCGCGAGCAATACTTTTCCCGGTTGGCTGGCGATGAGCACAGAAACCCAACACCGAGTCACCCTTTACATCAAACTGCACGGTGAGCCTACCTCCCCTCAGGATTATCACCTCCAGGCTGAAATCTACCGGGATAAATGGGAGTCACTGAAACGTCGCCCCTTTCCATGGCAGGTTCGCCTCGCCCCCCATAGCCTGATCACCATGACGCAGTAA